A stretch of Oncorhynchus masou masou isolate Uvic2021 unplaced genomic scaffold, UVic_Omas_1.1 unplaced_scaffold_564, whole genome shotgun sequence DNA encodes these proteins:
- the LOC135536165 gene encoding tripartite motif-containing protein 16-like, whose protein sequence is MAQQGVLLDQDQFCCSVCLDLLKEPVTIPCGHSYCRSCIEGCWDQDDLKGVYSCPQCRETFTPRPNLRKNNMLAEVVEKLRKTGLQAAPPPALCYAGPGDVACDFCTGTRKQKALMSCLVCLASYCETHLQPHYESPAFKKHKLVKATAQLQEKICSHHDKLLEVYCRTDQQCICLLCVMDEHKGHDTVSAAAERTEKQRQLGMSQQKVQQRFQEREKELKKLQKAVKSFKRSAQSAVEDSDQIFTELIRSIERRSSEVKELIRAQEKAQVSQAEGLLEQLKQEIAELRKRSTELEQLSHTEDHIHFLQRYQSLSSISVSSDLPSIVVRPLQSFGDVSQTVSELREKLEDFLKGVWTKISTTVNIVDVVLPPEPKTREQLLQYSCQLTLDPNTARTHLSLSKGNRKVTITRLSLSKGNRKVTCTVQVQPYPDHPDRFTNWWQVLCREGLSGRCYWEVERTGGVATAVSYKDISRTWRGNDGGFGDNNKSWSLKCSSDGYCFRHNHVETKVSGPQSSRVGVYLDHKAGTLSFYSVSDTMTLLHRVQTTFTQPLYPGFWLYDYYNGSAELVKL, encoded by the exons atggctcaacagggagttctgctggaccaggaccagttctgttgttctgtctgtctggatctactgaaggagccggtcactattccctgtggacacagttactgtaggagctgtattgagggctgctgggatcaggatgatctgaaaggggtctatagctgtcctcagtgcagagagaccttcactccaaggcctaatctgaggaaaaataacatgttggCTGAAGTGGTGGAGAAACTGAGGAAGACAGGACTCCAGgctgctccccctcctgctctgtgctatgctggacctggagatgtggcgtgtgatttctgcactgggaccagaaagcagaaagccctcatgtcctgtctggtgtgtctggcctCTTACTGTGAGACTCACCTCCAACCTCACTATGAGTCTCCTGCTTTCAAGAAGCACAAGCTGGTCAAAGCCACCGCACAACTACAGGAGAAGATCTGTTCTCATCATGACAAACTGCTGGAGGTTTACTGTCGTACCGATCAGCAGTGTATCTGTCTGCTGTGTGTGATGGATGAACATAAAGGCCATGATACAGTGTcagctgcagcagagaggactgAGAAACAG AGGCAGCTGGGGATGAGTCAGCAGAAGGTCCAGCAGAgattccaggagagagagaaggagctgaaGAAGCTCCAAAAAGCTGTGAAGTCTTTCAAG cgctctgcacagtcagcagtggaggacagtgatcagatctttactgagctgatccgctccattgagagaaggagctctgaggtgaaggagctgatcagagcccaagagaaggctcaagtgagtcaagctgaaggactcctggagcaactgaagcaggagatcgctgagctgaggaagagaagcactgagctggagcagctctcacacacagaggatcacaTCCATTTCCTCCAG aggtatcagtctctctccagtatcagtgtatcttcagacttacccagcatcgttgtccgtcctcttcagtcctttggagatgtgagtcagactgtgtctgaactgagagagaaactagaagacttccttaaaggagtttggaccaagatctccactacag tgaatatagtggatgttgtactgcctccagagcccaagaccagagaacagttgttacaat attcctgtcagctcacactggacccaaacacagcacgcacacacctctctctgtctaaagggaacagaaaggtgaccattacacgcctctctctgtctaaagggaacagaaaggtgacctGTACAGTCCAAGTCCAACCAtatcctgaccatccagacagattcaccaactggtggcaggttctgtgtagagagggtctgtctggacgctgttactgggaggtggagaggactggTGGTGTTGCTACAGCAGTCTCATATAAAGACATCAGCAGAACATGGAGAGGTAATGATGGTGGATTTGGAGACAATAACAAGTCCTGGAGTTTAAAGTGCTCTAGTGATGGTTATTGTTTCAGACACAATCATGTTGAGACTAAagtatcaggccctcagtcctccagagtaggagtgtacctggatcacaaggcaggtactctgtccttctacagtgtctctgacacaatgaccctcctccacagagtccagaccacattcactcagcccctctatcctgggtttTGGCTCTATGATTATTATAATGGTtctgctgagctggttaaactgtaa